Proteins encoded by one window of Halorubrum ruber:
- a CDS encoding glycosyltransferase family 2 protein: protein MDNIEVCMPTWNSEDVISESLNSLRESELVSEITIQKLIIIDNYSSDNTVDIIEQCADEFGWDVLVIQSKSNLAQARQEAINNVTSKWFLFLDDDVLISKDFLTTIESSISPLVGGVQGIKESNTLGDPHNWVRWRAHRGGTHSTVIRHQAVKDIEIPNELDVLEDEYIRQHVEKNDWLWLFNHQVPFEHNDMGRHPATFHQGFLGGKYGLMTCYLTIRALLASIQRKEFTEACEFFNQLVGWTVGKISSKLSRRLND from the coding sequence ATGGACAACATTGAAGTCTGTATGCCTACTTGGAACAGCGAGGATGTTATCTCAGAATCATTGAACAGTCTTAGGGAAAGTGAACTGGTCTCAGAAATCACAATTCAAAAATTAATTATCATCGATAATTATAGCTCCGATAATACTGTGGATATAATAGAACAATGTGCTGATGAATTCGGCTGGGATGTCTTGGTAATCCAATCAAAATCTAATTTGGCGCAAGCAAGACAAGAGGCGATCAATAATGTAACATCAAAATGGTTTTTGTTTCTTGATGATGACGTTCTAATTTCTAAAGACTTTTTGACAACGATTGAAAGTTCTATTTCCCCACTAGTCGGTGGTGTACAGGGTATTAAAGAATCTAATACGTTGGGTGACCCGCACAATTGGGTCCGATGGAGAGCTCATAGGGGAGGTACTCATTCAACGGTAATCCGTCACCAAGCAGTAAAAGACATCGAGATACCAAATGAATTAGATGTCCTCGAAGATGAATATATCCGACAACATGTTGAAAAGAACGATTGGTTATGGTTATTCAATCACCAAGTACCATTTGAGCACAACGATATGGGGCGCCATCCTGCGACTTTTCACCAAGGGTTCTTGGGCGGAAAATATGGGTTAATGACATGTTATCTCACAATTAGAGCTCTATTAGCTTCGATCCAACGGAAGGAATTCACAGAAGCCTGCGAATTTTTCAACCAATTAGTAGGATGGACTGTTGGTAAGATCTCCTCAAAATTGAGTAGGCGCCTCAATGATTAA
- a CDS encoding NUDIX domain-containing protein produces MSEWISDDVWEAIVENMPIVSVDLVVECPDGVVLGKRANEPAKGEWFVPGGRVRKGERLERAVHRIAEEELGIGVEIRDSLGAFQHFYETSEIGCEKHYVAHGFHVWTEATNFDTDKQHKALDVFERPPPNLHEYVRMYIDETSWSENSE; encoded by the coding sequence ATGAGTGAGTGGATCTCTGATGATGTGTGGGAAGCAATCGTCGAAAACATGCCAATCGTCTCCGTCGATCTAGTAGTGGAGTGTCCCGATGGAGTTGTACTCGGGAAGCGAGCTAATGAACCCGCAAAGGGCGAGTGGTTCGTTCCGGGTGGTCGTGTGAGGAAGGGAGAACGGTTGGAGAGAGCCGTACACCGGATCGCTGAGGAGGAACTGGGTATCGGTGTCGAAATTCGAGACTCGCTCGGGGCGTTCCAACATTTCTATGAGACCTCCGAAATTGGTTGCGAGAAGCACTATGTCGCACATGGTTTTCACGTGTGGACGGAGGCCACTAACTTTGATACGGACAAGCAACACAAAGCTCTAGATGTGTTCGAAAGACCCCCTCCGAACCTACACGAATATGTCCGAATGTACATAGACGAGACGAGCTGGAGTGAAAACTCTGAATAG
- a CDS encoding sulfatase-like hydrolase/transferase gives MAQLPDIDISNVFLYIGDAVRWDTLPESLAECGQLYKTIAAGIHTPTSFSSIVTGLHPPQHGVDQFGDKLDPALPSLFNLSDVEARFTNTINERFNEEPDDMSILDSTLATTTSHSDSLSDIETPFIFVERGPGGHAPYGEYLGNAWEYYRDRKGAPQSRFRQEYEIAVERDIEYFNSRVEQLKARGLLDDTLIIYTSDHGELLGEEGCLGHNSPVHPNLAYVPTVFFHPDLNNKRVTDGVLRHIDLFPTILELLDVNDLHLPGRDITTESIAECGACFYNKSVLPSSQIINGELSFESVWDYNGGYVFPQSGKINRSAILLGKLLRSAKREYMRQHLFDNVPFYLSGPREYGNTEMSIDSCRSYLDRIEKPAHTESDSRNLEQSTEERLRELGYLQ, from the coding sequence ATGGCTCAGTTGCCGGACATCGATATATCAAACGTCTTCCTATACATTGGTGACGCAGTGCGATGGGATACACTACCGGAATCATTGGCAGAATGTGGTCAGCTTTATAAGACAATAGCAGCGGGGATTCACACCCCAACAAGTTTCTCATCTATCGTTACGGGATTACATCCACCCCAACATGGAGTTGACCAATTCGGTGATAAACTCGATCCGGCTCTGCCATCACTGTTCAATTTATCTGATGTTGAGGCGCGATTTACTAACACAATAAACGAGAGGTTTAATGAAGAACCAGATGACATGAGTATCTTGGACAGCACATTAGCTACTACCACCTCTCACTCAGATTCGCTATCCGATATTGAAACACCGTTTATATTTGTCGAACGTGGACCAGGGGGACATGCTCCATACGGAGAATATCTAGGAAATGCTTGGGAATATTATCGCGATCGAAAAGGTGCGCCCCAATCCAGGTTTCGGCAAGAATACGAAATTGCTGTTGAGCGTGATATCGAGTACTTCAACAGCCGAGTAGAGCAATTGAAGGCTCGCGGACTTTTAGATGACACTCTAATTATATACACAAGTGATCACGGCGAACTCCTTGGTGAAGAAGGCTGCTTAGGGCATAATAGTCCTGTACATCCAAATCTTGCTTATGTTCCTACTGTGTTCTTTCATCCAGATCTAAATAATAAGAGAGTTACCGACGGTGTACTGCGTCATATTGATCTGTTCCCGACTATTTTAGAATTACTAGATGTAAATGATCTACACTTACCAGGACGAGATATAACAACCGAATCTATAGCAGAATGTGGTGCGTGTTTCTATAATAAATCGGTTCTTCCCAGTTCACAAATAATCAATGGTGAACTATCATTTGAATCCGTGTGGGATTATAACGGAGGTTATGTTTTCCCCCAATCTGGAAAGATCAACAGATCTGCTATTCTACTTGGAAAGTTACTTCGAAGTGCTAAGCGAGAATATATGCGTCAGCATCTATTTGATAACGTACCATTCTACCTCTCTGGACCTCGTGAATATGGAAACACTGAGATGAGTATAGATTCATGTAGATCATATTTAGATCGCATAGAAAAGCCAGCACACACAGAGAGCGATTCAAGAAACCTAGAACAGAGCACCGAAGAAAGGCTGCGAGAGTTAGGGTATCTTCAATAG
- a CDS encoding glycosyltransferase family 4 protein, which translates to MVKLNGWPNTFDERAKALDASVDDLVVVRPKPIGDKNKHESIESVTTYNLYPQRGAFVKPSWVKPFVFSIHVLQAVLLLIYLQFKQERPSVIHAFDYALGGFAGAVVSQLFSVPLIVSVRGLKEPIYNEMIEEEGTYRARIKYQILTTMTRFVLVRANHIVTKSPYQVKFVRERFGIDPGFTTLPTGVDFDTFDPEAVTKENALRDLLSSEGHDIESNDRIILFLGKLVQEKGPDTVLELLDQSSSEVSEDIVFVFIGEFRSESFERQFRELQKEVPHKTILYPNRVPFEDVPDILFDADGVILLSKSGTEGAPRVLQEACAMETSIIASEVDGIKGAFAGLPGCHLIGRTDHIAFANAVNNAVEESVSRARFAEQFDMYENYSQYADIYRQLSD; encoded by the coding sequence ATGGTAAAACTCAACGGCTGGCCAAACACATTTGATGAGAGGGCCAAAGCTCTTGATGCGAGTGTCGACGATCTTGTAGTCGTCCGTCCAAAACCTATCGGCGATAAAAATAAACATGAGAGTATTGAAAGCGTGACGACATATAATTTGTATCCCCAGAGAGGAGCATTCGTCAAGCCGAGTTGGGTAAAGCCATTTGTCTTCTCAATACACGTCTTACAGGCTGTCTTACTGTTGATATATCTCCAATTCAAGCAAGAACGTCCATCAGTTATTCATGCGTTTGATTACGCCCTTGGCGGGTTCGCGGGAGCAGTCGTCTCACAACTCTTCTCAGTCCCACTAATCGTGAGTGTGCGTGGTTTGAAAGAACCAATATATAACGAGATGATCGAGGAGGAAGGTACGTATCGAGCGCGAATCAAATATCAGATCCTTACAACAATGACACGGTTTGTCCTCGTGAGAGCAAATCATATCGTTACAAAATCACCGTATCAAGTTAAATTCGTTCGTGAAAGATTCGGAATCGATCCGGGGTTCACTACTTTGCCTACCGGCGTTGATTTCGATACATTCGATCCGGAGGCCGTAACAAAAGAAAACGCGCTTAGAGATCTACTCTCAAGTGAGGGACACGACATCGAGAGCAACGATAGAATTATCCTGTTTCTGGGAAAACTCGTTCAAGAGAAAGGTCCAGACACAGTCCTCGAACTACTAGATCAGAGTAGTTCGGAGGTGTCCGAAGATATCGTATTTGTATTTATTGGAGAGTTCCGTAGTGAATCGTTTGAACGGCAGTTTAGGGAACTACAAAAAGAAGTCCCACATAAAACGATACTCTATCCTAATCGGGTCCCGTTTGAGGACGTGCCCGATATTTTGTTCGACGCAGACGGAGTCATTCTTTTGTCTAAATCCGGCACCGAAGGCGCTCCTCGAGTTCTTCAAGAAGCGTGCGCGATGGAAACGTCTATCATCGCCTCGGAGGTGGATGGAATAAAAGGAGCATTCGCGGGTCTACCAGGATGTCACTTAATTGGCCGGACAGATCATATCGCATTCGCGAACGCCGTCAACAACGCCGTAGAAGAGTCCGTTTCAAGAGCGCGTTTTGCCGAGCAGTTCGACATGTACGAGAATTATTCCCAGTATGCGGACATCTATCGCCAATTGAGTGATTGA